A genomic region of bacterium contains the following coding sequences:
- a CDS encoding SLBB domain-containing protein, whose protein sequence is MPKFMSWLVPLLLVCTVLHAQPPAPVEPPPPPVAAEPERPEQAKSPQVLFEGLPRFGASLFTTVTATDQGVVPAPPAGTPRQGAMNRAATTPVANLPVPPNYLLGPGDTLDLSVWARDFEQVKQTVTITPEGFVILPQVGRVTASGQTIEQLRQTLAQQYTRFFTDPKVTLVVSEQRTIEVFVTGDATRPGKYTLAGMATVLSALYAAGGPSEIGSYRKIRLNRVGRAAVEIDLYDYLLTGQREADVVLAPGDSLFIPPVSAEVGLIGEVRRPARYEVKDALTVGQALALAGGMKPSAYAPLVHLWRGEKRADWILSTLDCGDPNGAALKRPLQDGDLLIVKSILARGDNTIELMGAVKRPGYYPWTPDATVSSLLRSAEGLAWNAHMATGLLRRMDYDRHYTLIPFNVSEQMYGDNPTPIPLQPKDEVEILAQQAVEPAQEIKIDGAVAHPGTYPFAIKMRVSQLVLLAGDVLPEAYLGRADLLRLTPDQSYQIIAVDLKAALQGDGARDLELARGDILKIATQADALPAPEVQITGYVRRPGKYPRREGMKVSDLIFAAGGLKPGAGPDVEVIPGRFEGMPQPVRLALTGTPDAFRIEPDMALGEGDSVSIIGRGEFQGQADVVVLQGRVEHPGSFALRRDRDHAYTVMDLLRDSGGLLPDANPNGMVIYRHRDLTTDPAQIEDLSRILAATNRESGQAPMQVGQGTQAAAMSTSIAQNLSTLISPGAASIVLPPRPVRSEDMVTAIPVAGKELLASNGKAGNIELEAGDNLVVPRRMNTVTVLGAVPRSGAVPYVEAYRCRQYIAEAGGLREDAAQKRLVVIHPNGAAAPIGLKDAIEPGDVIVVPTTYIVRTVHTENSWQQWLRSIITIATAALVF, encoded by the coding sequence ATGCCCAAGTTCATGTCGTGGCTCGTCCCCCTCCTGCTCGTCTGCACCGTCCTGCACGCCCAGCCCCCGGCGCCGGTCGAGCCGCCTCCGCCGCCGGTGGCCGCCGAGCCGGAACGGCCCGAGCAGGCCAAGTCTCCGCAGGTCCTGTTCGAGGGCTTGCCGCGCTTCGGCGCCAGTCTGTTCACTACGGTTACTGCTACCGACCAGGGCGTGGTGCCGGCCCCGCCGGCGGGGACCCCGCGGCAGGGCGCGATGAACCGCGCCGCCACCACGCCGGTCGCCAATCTTCCCGTTCCACCCAACTACCTGCTCGGCCCCGGCGACACGCTCGACCTGAGTGTGTGGGCGCGGGACTTCGAGCAGGTCAAGCAGACGGTGACCATCACCCCGGAAGGTTTCGTGATCCTGCCGCAGGTCGGGCGGGTCACGGCGTCCGGGCAGACGATCGAGCAACTCCGCCAGACCCTCGCCCAGCAGTACACCCGCTTCTTCACCGACCCGAAGGTGACGCTGGTTGTGTCCGAGCAGCGCACCATCGAGGTGTTCGTCACCGGCGACGCGACACGGCCGGGGAAGTACACACTGGCCGGCATGGCGACCGTGCTGTCGGCGCTGTACGCCGCCGGCGGGCCGTCGGAGATCGGCTCGTACCGCAAGATCCGCCTGAACCGCGTGGGCCGCGCCGCTGTGGAGATTGACCTGTACGACTACCTGCTGACCGGCCAGCGCGAGGCTGATGTCGTGCTGGCGCCCGGCGACAGCCTCTTCATCCCCCCCGTCAGCGCCGAGGTGGGCCTGATCGGCGAAGTGCGCCGCCCGGCCCGCTACGAAGTCAAGGACGCGCTGACCGTCGGCCAGGCGCTCGCACTGGCCGGAGGGATGAAGCCCAGCGCGTACGCGCCGCTGGTGCACCTGTGGCGCGGCGAGAAGCGCGCGGACTGGATCCTGAGCACGCTGGACTGCGGCGACCCCAACGGCGCCGCCCTGAAGCGGCCGCTGCAGGACGGCGATCTGCTGATCGTCAAGAGCATCCTCGCGCGCGGGGACAACACGATTGAGCTGATGGGCGCCGTCAAGCGGCCGGGCTACTACCCGTGGACGCCCGATGCGACCGTCTCCAGCTTGCTGCGGTCGGCCGAGGGCCTGGCGTGGAATGCCCACATGGCCACCGGTCTGCTGCGCCGCATGGACTACGACCGCCACTACACGCTCATCCCGTTCAATGTCTCCGAGCAGATGTATGGCGACAACCCAACCCCGATCCCGCTGCAGCCCAAGGACGAGGTCGAGATCCTGGCCCAGCAGGCCGTCGAGCCGGCGCAGGAGATCAAGATTGACGGGGCGGTGGCCCACCCGGGCACCTATCCCTTCGCCATCAAGATGCGGGTCAGCCAACTGGTGCTACTGGCGGGTGACGTGCTCCCTGAAGCCTACCTGGGCCGGGCGGACCTGCTGCGCCTGACCCCGGACCAGTCCTACCAGATCATCGCCGTGGACCTGAAGGCGGCGTTGCAGGGCGACGGGGCCAGGGACCTGGAGTTGGCGCGCGGGGACATCCTGAAGATCGCCACCCAGGCCGATGCGCTGCCCGCTCCCGAAGTGCAGATCACCGGCTATGTGCGTCGCCCGGGTAAGTACCCCCGCCGCGAGGGCATGAAGGTCAGCGACCTGATCTTTGCCGCCGGGGGCCTCAAGCCGGGCGCCGGGCCGGACGTCGAGGTGATTCCCGGACGCTTCGAGGGCATGCCCCAGCCCGTACGCCTGGCGCTGACGGGCACCCCCGACGCCTTCCGGATCGAGCCGGACATGGCGCTGGGCGAAGGCGACAGCGTCTCGATCATCGGTCGTGGCGAGTTCCAGGGGCAGGCCGACGTGGTGGTGCTGCAAGGGCGCGTGGAACACCCCGGCAGCTTCGCCCTGCGCCGCGACCGCGACCACGCCTACACCGTGATGGACCTGCTGCGCGATAGCGGCGGTCTGCTGCCCGATGCCAACCCCAATGGCATGGTCATCTACCGCCATCGCGATCTGACCACCGACCCGGCGCAGATCGAGGACCTCAGCCGCATTCTGGCGGCCACCAACCGCGAGTCCGGTCAGGCGCCGATGCAGGTAGGCCAGGGCACGCAGGCGGCGGCCATGAGCACCTCCATCGCCCAGAACCTGTCCACACTCATCTCCCCCGGCGCGGCCAGCATCGTGCTGCCCCCGCGGCCGGTGCGGTCCGAGGACATGGTGACGGCGATCCCGGTGGCGGGCAAGGAGTTGCTGGCCAGCAACGGCAAGGCCGGCAACATTGAGCTCGAGGCGGGCGACAACCTGGTCGTCCCGCGGCGCATGAACACCGTCACCGTGCTGGGCGCGGTGCCGCGCTCCGGCGCAGTGCCCTACGTCGAGGCGTACCGGTGCCGCCAGTACATCGCCGAGGCCGGTGGGCTGCGCGAAGACGCCGCCCAGAAGCGTCTCGTGGTCATCCACCCCAACGGCGCGGCGGCCCCCATCGGGCTCAAGGACGCCATCGAGCCCGGCGACGTCATCGTGGTGCCGACCACGTACATCGTGCGGACCGTGCACACCGAAAACTCGTGGCAGCAGTGGCTGCGCAGCATCATCACCATCGCGACGGCCGCTCTGGTCTTCTAA
- a CDS encoding copper amine oxidase N-terminal domain-containing protein translates to MRQRHVCLCLILVSCGLGTAWAGTCVLGGAGALALQVTSVAPLMRTPEGAVVQGSITLSPAEALTAGLSSTYYLDDKPLTVSFDARPEVTVDTTKLSDGTHAVRLEALDGTRLAFSSGNLPLHVANDATANIILQQSKSDQAAFTKVRRKVMLREVVFFNNREADLEKHGFMSGGRVYITLTDLMRHIGGSMVWGPTASYLTVERNGVKVRVVPGSARVYVNGEKRSLGRASYRIDNRTFVPIRPMLDIFGVKTDWNRPQHRAFVNTK, encoded by the coding sequence ATGCGGCAACGTCACGTCTGTCTCTGCCTCATCCTCGTGTCGTGCGGGTTGGGCACGGCCTGGGCCGGCACCTGCGTGCTCGGCGGGGCGGGCGCCCTGGCCCTCCAGGTCACCAGTGTCGCTCCCCTGATGAGGACCCCTGAGGGCGCGGTCGTACAGGGCAGTATCACCCTGTCCCCCGCCGAAGCCCTGACCGCCGGCCTCAGCTCCACCTACTATCTTGACGACAAGCCCCTCACCGTCAGCTTCGATGCCCGGCCCGAGGTGACCGTGGATACCACGAAGCTCTCTGACGGTACACACGCCGTCCGCCTGGAGGCTCTCGACGGCACGAGGCTGGCCTTCAGTAGCGGCAACTTGCCGCTGCACGTGGCCAATGACGCCACAGCCAACATCATCCTGCAGCAGAGCAAAAGCGACCAGGCAGCCTTCACCAAGGTCCGCCGCAAGGTCATGCTGCGCGAAGTCGTCTTCTTCAACAACCGTGAGGCGGATCTGGAGAAGCACGGGTTCATGAGTGGTGGCCGTGTCTACATCACACTCACCGACCTGATGCGCCACATCGGCGGCAGCATGGTCTGGGGCCCGACGGCCAGCTACCTGACGGTGGAGCGTAACGGGGTCAAGGTGCGGGTCGTCCCCGGCAGCGCCCGCGTCTACGTCAACGGCGAGAAGCGCAGCCTCGGCCGCGCCAGCTACCGCATCGACAATCGCACCTTCGTGCCCATCAGGCCCATGCTGGACATCTTCGGTGTGAAGACTGACTGGAACCGGCCGCAACATCGCGCCTTCGTCAACACCAAGTAG